tagaaaaaattagctgggcatggtggcacatgcctgtagtcgcagctactcgagaggctgaggcaggaggattgctcgagctcaggagtttgaggttgctgtgagctaggctgacaccactgcactctagcctgtgtgacagagcaagactctgttttaaaaaaaataaataaaaatcatttatcatttGCCTAACCCACACAGCCAGTGGAGTAGTCAGAATTCAGACCCAGAAGCCTCATCTTGCCCCAGATCCCATGCTCTTAATTGCAGTATGTGGACATCTGTCCAGTAGCCTCCCCAACTCAGACGGGGATTTTGCACTAAAGCAGTCATTTCTCCTTCAGTGCTGAGAGACCATGGTGCCAGTGGGGGAGAAATAGCCTCCTGAGGCCTCAGGCGTGTCTTCAGGAAGCCTTCAGTTTAAAGGGGTGTCTGAGAGTGGAGGCTCCACCTAAGCAGGCAGGAGCAAGACCCACGCAGGGCTGGGGTAAGCAGGGATGGCCACTGGGAGACGATGCCGAACCCTTCACACACCGCTGGGCTCCCTTTCCCGCAGCTGCCAAGAAGGCGGTGTggctggagaaggaggagaaggccAAGGTGCTGCGGGAGAAGCAGCTCCAGGAGCGAAGGCGGCGGCTGGAGGAGCAGCGGCTTAAAGCCGAGCAACGCCGCGCAGCCCTGGAGGAGCGGCAGCGGCAGAAGCTCGAGAAAAACAAGGTGCGGGATGGGCCTGCGTGGATCTGTGGACCCGTGTGCCCAGACGTCTGTGTGCTGGTGAAGCGTATATGCACACCTGCGTTCATGCCTCTGTGTTATCGTGTCCACGCGGTCCTATCTGAGTTCACGTCTACACTTGCATCCCTGTGTTACAGCGTTTGGGCATCCGTGACCTGCAGACACATTTGCTTCCACGTGTGTGTCCGTAGGCCCCTATGACTATGCGCTGTCGGTACCTGTAATAGTATACACGTGCCGAGTGTCTGCGtttgtatgtgcacacatgtgtgtctGTGCGAGTGTGCCTAGCTCTGTCACATGGGTAAAGCCCTGGCTGGAGCACTGGTGAGGATATGAAGGAGATGGTGGCTTGACCCTACATGGGGCCTTCAGGCTGAATGGAAACCACAGCCTTGAGGTCACAACCCTTAGTGCCAGGAAAGGACATGGCCTTGCCCGGGAGTCTCAGGTAGGGGGTGTCCAGTCCAAGCCCATCCTCAGAAAAGCAACTCATACACCCAGGAAATGACTCAAGAACAGTGAAAACCTTCCCAAGAACAAGTCAAAGGGATCTGCTGCACATGGTCCTTAATCATAGCAAGGATTCGGTAACCTTGGTTACCTGCGATGAGTCAGGAAAAGCTTCCgggtggaagggaggggaggaggcattGTCCTAGGAGGGAGAAGGAGCCCTATCCCAGGTACGATGAAGGTTCTGAGCCCAGacctctctcctgtccccacctccccccaggaGCGCTATGAAGCAGCCATCCAACGGTCAGTGAAGAAGACATGGGCTGAAATCCGGCAGCAGCGGTGGTCGTGGGCAGGGGCCCTGCACCATGGCTCCCCGGGACATAAGACCAGTGAGTGGGCTGGACGGGCTGGTGGGTGGGTGTTCGGGGGTGGGATCTGACAAATAGGGGAAGCGAATAAGGACCTGACAGCTCTGGCAGCAGGTGTGCCTTGTTTTGACTTGTGTCTTCTAGAATGGTCTGTAAACCAAATTGTCCCTTCCCTAGGACTTCCACTATCAAATCAGAGATGGATTATCTccatttggttttcatttcaaaCCTCCGTCATTTTAGGGTTAGCCTTGTTTGCTCTGTCAATTATTATTAGTTGATAATATGTAAAAGACAACTTTAATGCCCAGCAGACACTGGATATTTAAAGAAACCTGTCATTGCTTGTCTCAGAAGGTAGATTTTTGTCTCTGAGTTTTCTTCACATAGGGCCATCATGGATTTTGGTCTGATTCTTTGCTGGCATGTATGTACCACTGTGTTTGGATGTCTTTATGCAATGGCAAGGTTCAGTATTTCCAGCTGTATCTCTTTTGGTATGTGTGCTCATGGATCTGTGCATTATGTATCCTAACGTGTCTGCCTTGGTGTGTTTGCGGCTTGTGTACCTCAGTGAGAGTCCCTAAGTCAGACGGacttgggttccagctctggcactTGATCAGGGCTTGACCTTTAACTTCTCAACATCtccctttcttcatctgtaaaatggggatgacaataCTACTTGCCTCCGAGGTTGTAGGTAGATGTTTGGAAGATCAAATGAGGTAACATGTgtggtgcccagcacagtgcctggcacacggtaagCATCAGCAAATGTTAGCTGTCACAAATATCATGATTAGGTTGCTTCGATGTGTTTGTGCCTTCTGCGCATCCAGGTCTGTTAGTGTTTGTGTTCCTATATCTGTGCATGtctgcacacatgtgtgcatgctaAAGTATCTGCCACTCTATATGCCTGTGTCTGCATGTCTTTGTCTTGTCTGTCTGGATGAATATGTGGATTTGTGCAAGTGACTGTGACTATGTGGGTTCTTTGGTTTAGGAACATCTTTGCATTCGTCCCAGTACATGAGTGTTGTATCCATAGCGTCTTGGCTGGGCAGTGTCAGCAAGTGCCAATGCTGGGTGGTTGTGGGGAGGGGTTGCAGCACCCAGCCCTAGGAATGGCTTCCTTTGGTCTGGCCAGGAAGGCTGTAGTCTCTCTAGTTTTACTCATCTCTTCCCTCTGTTCCTTCTCCGTCGGCTCCCCCAACCCAGGTTGTCTCTGGTCACCTACcccaaccctccctcccccagggccaaGTCTGCCTCCCACTCCTCATCCTAGCCTGCccactcctccctctcccatGCTGCCCTGGGAGCATCCTGCATGGAAGGCCTTAGTGCCCCCCCTGGCTCCTGTCTGGCCCGGCCCTAATGCCGTGTCTTTTCCCCTCCAGGTGGGAGCAGGTGCTCCGTGTCGGCAGTAAACCTGCCCAAACACGTGGACTCTATAATCAACAAGCGGCTCTCAAAGTCCTCTGCCACGCTCTGGAACTCCCCCAGTAGAAGTAAGAGAAGGCCCAGCCCTTCCCCCTCCAGAGCCCCCTGTAGCCCCCACCAAGCCTCCTCCTCAGCAAGAACACCCTGGAGCCCTCACGCACTCCAGGTTCCCATCCCTACTCTACCCTTTCTGGGGCTCTGTGCCCCTCGGGGGAGCCGGCATTTGGGTCTGGAGCCTGAGGACAGAGTTGTGCCGTGTAGGAGAGAAGAACAGAGACAACGCACAGTGCCTGAGCCTGCTGAAAGCCTTACTGGGGCCTCAAGAGCAAATTGGGGGtggtggctgggggtgggaatGGGCAGACAGCCTATCTCCAACCACAGCCAGCTGGCCTAGGCCAACCTTAGGCAGGTGGCTTTGTCACCATGTGCCAGATTGGCCTGGGTGCTTATTCTGGCTCCACCCTGGAGGGCCCATGTAATCCTGCCCTCTCTGCCTTCAGAGCCCCAGCCAAGGCCTTGGCTGGTTCCAGAGTTGTGGCCAAGCAGGGTGGCACAGCCCCTGCATTCCCACCATGCCCTGGTACTCACATGTGAAGGAGCCATGGTAGGAGTTATTTATAAGTTTCTCTAGCTTTTGTTTGGTTGCTCTGTTGCCTAGCAACCAAACCAAATCAGCTGCTGCACCAACCCCACCTGACTGAGGCTTAAAAATAACCCAGCAGCTGAGAGGGCAATGCAGGGTGGCCTAGGGCAGGCAGGCCCCCTAGCAACCTCTCCCTGGCACAGGCCTCCTAAAAGCTGGGTCATAGGAGCACAAGGACCCTCACTGTCCCAAATCCATGGGAGCATGCCTCCCCCAGGCCAGCCTCTGAAGACAGGAAGGGCAGGGCCCTACCCTGGAACATGGGAGAGGGCTATTGGGTCTTGCACTAATCCTGGATGGCTCCTTCCTATACACACAGTTCAGAGCCCTTTCACCTGGGGAGAGTGGTAGGAGGGGACCCTCAAGTGATGCACGATGTTACCCTGGGAAGTGTCCTGTTGCCTGGGTCTGCAGTGGAGGTGCAGATCTCAGGGAAAACAAGTGTGTCCAGCATGTGATTGTGGGGGAAGAGCCCTTCTGGGTGAGACTCCTTTGGCTTGGCATGGGTATGGTTACTGGTCTCTGCCCTTATtcctctgcctgcctcctgcGGTGACCCGCTTGCCTGGCGTTCTCCCCCTAGATCGCAGCTTGCAGCTGAGTGCATGGGAGAGCAGCATCGTGGATCGTCTGATGACGCCCACCCTCTCCTTCCTGGCTCGAAGTCGCAGCGCGGTCACACTGCCCCGAAACGGCCGGGACCAGGGTAGGGGCGGCGACCCTGGGAGAGCCCACACGCGCGGCCGGGCAGGGGCGAGCCTGACGCCTGGGCCGCACCCCGACCGCACTCATCCCTCTGCAGCCGTGCCCGTGTGCCCGCGCTCGGCCTCTGCCAGCCCCCTGACGCCGCCGTGCAGCGCCCCGCGAAGCGCGCACCGCTGCGCCCCCGCCGGGGAGCGCCGCAAGCCCAGCGCTGGGGGCAGCCCCGCTCCCGTCCGCCGCAGGCCCGAGGCCTCGCCGGTGAGTGGCCGTGCGGGTGGGGACAGGCAGCCCAGGCCCGGGAGCGCGGGCGCCGCTGACCTCTGCTGCCCCTCCCGGctcccgtccctccctccctgccaggtgcagaaaaaggaaaagaaggacaAGGAGCGGGAAAATGAGAAGGAGAAGAGCGCCCTAGCCCGGGAGCGCAGCCTCAAGAAGCGCCAGTCGCtgcccgcctccccgcgcccccgccTCTCCGCGGGCGCCTCTCCGCTCAGGTGGGCGTGCAGGGGACTGCGCCTCCCCaggccattcattcattcgttcgttCATTTATTCACAAACATCTACTGGGCGCCCACCCCTAGAATGAAAGTTCCTTGAGGGaagtttttctcttcctttttgtgtgtgtgggtttgttttgtttctttgactGTTTGGATTACTGAAGTGCCCCAGCCTCTAAAAAGGTGCCTGGCACCTGGTAAGCACTgagtaaatatctgctgaatgaacGGGCCTGCCAGGTAGTGTTCCAGGCGCTGAGGACACTTTGGGCTAAACCTGGCCCAGTTTTTGCTCTTATTAAGCTTGAGGACTGTTCCCTATTGGAACAGTCCGCTCTCTACCATCTTTGagaatgtgaaaaacaaaacaaaacaaacaacaacaaaaaacaaagcttAGAGGCTaatggagggaggggagacattAATCAAAGAATCTCATGAATATGTAATTGCAAACTGGGATATATGCTCTAAAAGgaaatggaggccgggcgcggtggctcacgcctgtaatcccagcactttgggaggctgaggcgggcggattgctcaaggtcaggagttcgaaaccagcctgagcgagaccccgtctctaccaaaaatagaaataaattaattgaccaactaaaaatatatatacaaaaaattagccgggcatggtggcgcatgcctgtagtcccagctactcgggaggctgaggcagtaggatcgccgaGCCCcggtgattgaggttgctgtgagccaggctgacgccatggcactcactctagcctgggcaacaaagtgagactctgtctcaaaaaaataaaaaaataaaaaataaaaggaaatggtaCGGTTTTATGAGAGCATATAGAGAGGTGCTGACCTAGGCTGGGGGGGGAGGAAGTGggagcacgtgtgtgtgtgtgtgtgtgtgtgtgtgtgtgcgcgcgcgcgcgcgcgcacaggCCTaacccttcccttttctctcagcCCCAAATCCAAGGCGCGGCCGTCCTCTCCCTCCACGTCCTGGCATAGGCCTGCCTCCCCttgccccagcccagggccaggccatGCTCTGCCTCCAAAACCACCATCCCCACGAGGCACCACGGCAGCACCCAAGGGGCGGGGCCGCAGGAAGGACGAAGCAAAGGAGAGCCTGAGCGCGGCAGGGCCTGAGGACAAGAACCACAGCAGGGGCAAGGCCATCAATGAGAGGGAGCCGGCAGCCCCAGCCTCACCAGCGCCGGTAGCCCCAGCCTCACCAGCGCCCTCTCCTGTGCCctcacccaccccagccctgtcccAGAAGGAGCCGCCCACAGCGGAGAGCCCTGCAGGTGGGCCTGAAGAGAGTGGTGGGCAGCGGGCGAGCAGCCAGCTCTGGCTGTTGGGGGAGGTAGTCaggggtgtgagccaccagggaTGCCTGGGGACTGGGTGTCAGGAGACGGGAAGAGACCTGCCCTCGGGAGGTCCAGGCCGAGAACACAGGCCACCCTGAGCTGATGGCAGGAACTCAGTGGGTGGGTCACCCTGGGGTCTGGGAAAGTGGGGGGCTTGCAGGGGTGGTGGAGGTGCCTGTGTGGGCGTGTGCTGACTCCTGGTCCTGGATCCCCCTCCAGACATTGCTCTCTTGacctcacccccagcccctgctcccccgGTGACCCCTAGCAAACCAATGGCCGGCACCACAGACCGAGAAGAAGCTACTCGGCTCCTGGCTGAGAAGCGGCGCCAGGCCCGGGAGCAGCGGGAGCGCGAGGAACAGGAGCGGAGGCTGCAGGCAGAAAGGGACAAGTGAGCGCGCCCTCGGGGACTGAGGGGGCCGCATGGCGGCTGGAGGGGAAGCGCGGGACCGAGCATGAGCTGTTTCCTCTGTCACCAGGCGAATGCGGGAGGAGCAGCTGGCGCGGGAGGCCGAGGCCCGGGCGGAGCGGGAGGCCGAGGCCCGGCGGCGGGAGGAGCAGGAGGCGCGAGAGAAGGCGCAGGCcgagcaggaggagcaggagcggCTGCAGAAGCAGGTgccccggcgggcgggcgggcgggcgcctcTGGCCGGGAGGGAGGCTGGCGTCGCGGCCCGGCGCTCACGGGAGTCTTTGGTAGAAAGAGGAGGCCGAAGCTCGGTCGCGGGAAGAAGCGGAGCGGCAGCGCCTGGAGCGGGAAAAGCACTTCCAGCGAGAGAAGCAGGAGCGGCAGGAGCGCAGACAGGTGGGCGGGGCCTGGTGCGGGTGGGCGGGGCTCCCGCTCCCGTGGTTGGTGGGGCGGGGCCTGTGGGCGGGGCCTTGGGCTCCTGGAGGAGCTGGGGCGGGTTCTGGCTCCTGGCGGAGAAAGGATGGGTATGAACTGGGAGGGCCTGGAGACTCCTAGACTGGGCTGGCTGGTGGGAGGTTTAGGAGGAGGTGGGGTGCGGGCCTTACTGATGGGACCTCCACACAGCGCCTGGAGGAGATAATGAAGAGGACTCGGAAGTCGGAAGTTGCGGAGACCAAGGTCAGGATCCCAGGCAgtggtgggagtggggctggggccgGAAAAGAGGCTGGGGGCTGTGGGAGAGGCTGTGGGGAGGCCGCCCGGGGCTGGCTGGGGAGAGGAGTCAGTGCCATTGTTGGCTGGGTCCACAAATCCCTAGACCCTGACTGCTCTTCCTCTTCAAAGCAGAAGCAGGATAGAAAGGAGGCTGACGCAGACAATTCCACCCTAGGTAAAGCCCTGATCCCCTCAGTCTCCATCCCCTCCACCACCCTCATCCTCTAGCCTCGCCCCTCTCACcagcccctgcctgacggccATTCCTTCCCTGTGTTAGACCCTGGGAAAGCCAGGGAGGCTCGGCCTTCGGAGCTGCAGAAGGAGGCTGTGCAGAAAGAGGAGCCGGACCTCCAGGAGCCGCAGTGGAGGTACCAGCTTCCAATCCCAGGGACCCTGAGCAGGGAAGCAGGCTCCAGCTGGAGCTGTGGGGTGGCCTGGGCCTTACTGGGAGGCGAGGTGCTGAGCCTTGGCCCCTGCGTCCACAGCCTGCCAAGCAAGGAGTTGCCAGGGTCCCTGGTGAATGGCCTGCAGCCTCTCCCAGCACACCAGGAGAATGGCTTTTCCCCCAAGGGACCCTCTGGGGACAAAAGTCTGGGCCGAACTCCAGAGGCACTCCTGCCCTTTGCAGAGGCAGAAGCCTTCCTCAAGAAAGCTGTGGTGCAGCCCCCACAGGTCACAGGTAGGGCCACTGCTTTCCAGaccccacacacccctccccGCAACCCTCCCTGGACTCTCCGGCCCTGCCCTCTCTTCTTCTAGCCCTGCCAGAGGCCCTCTTCTGCTCCACCCTGAAGACCTCCAGCCACCTGGGATTGGGGGCATGGTTTGCCCTGActgtttccccttcccctttttcCCAGAAGTCCTTTAAGAGGGGTTGCCTCGGATCCAGGCACAGCGGTGAGAGCTCCTCTGCATCATCTCCCAGATGtctggaggagagagagacagaacaaaGATGGAAGTGGCCTGGGCCCCTGGGGGTGGGTCCTCTCTGTTGTTTTTAATCTGCACCTTATAGACTGATGTCTCTTTGGCTGGAGCCAGACCCTGCCCCTCAGTGCTTTCGTGTGCTCACATGCGCGGACATCCCtctccccctacacacacacactcacagccTCTCTGGCCTCCTCCCTTGGGGAAGGGCCGTCTGTAGCATTTGCCTTGGTTCGGTGGGGTACAGTGGATGTGAATACTGTAAATAGCTTGTGCTCAGACTCCTCTGTGTGGAGAGGGCGGGTGCAGGAGGCAGACCCTCCCCTCCAGGCTCCCTGGGGAGATCTAACTCTCTCTATTTAACTGTAACAGGGGGAACCCAGGTCTGGGGCTGGGGGGCACCTTGGGCCACAGGATACTGGTTACTTCAGGGGTACCCATCCCCTTGCCCTCGCCTGGAATCAGTGTTATTGCATCTGATCAAACGTCTCCAgaaataaagtgagaataattCTGCCAACCCTGTCTGTTCTTGGAGCTGGTGGTGGAGGTAGGAGCATGTGGCCTCCTGATTTCTAAGAAGAACAGAAGGAGTCTAGGGCCTGGGGATATCTATCCCACCTGGGGTGCCAGTTCTGGGCCCCCTGCCCTATGGtcaaatgaattcattcatttattcattcaacagatattgcTGCATTGACTCTGTACCAGACAGTGGGCTACACACTGTGGATGCAATAGTAGGAAAAGATGCAGGCTTTGTCCTTGTAGACTTTATGGTTCAGTGTGTGAGCATCGCAGACTCTGAGCAGTCATTCCCACCGCCCCTTCCTCATTCCAAACAGAATCCCGATTTGTTCAGGTAGCCATCTTCCTCCTAGATGCCACCTTGTGCTTTAGTGGAAGTGGAGCCCAGCCCCAGGGGTGAAACATGATTGTGATGAGCCAAAAATAATGGTCCCAAGCACCTCATGAGCAACTTGTTTGGGAATGGGCACGTGGCATGAAGAGACACCTCCTGGGGGCTTCGAGGAAATGCTTCCTCACTTTTGAAAAGCAGCAGTCTGGTAGCCAGCCTCTAAGATGACCTTCCGATGATGTCCTCTACCTCCTAGTATTCACACCCTTGTGTAGTCCCTTTCCATGTTGTGCCAGGGTTGGGCTGAGTGACCAACAGAATATAGCAGAAGTGATGATGTGTCATGTGCAAGATGAAGCATAAAAAACACCACAGCTTGTTCTTGATTGGTCTCTCGCTGTCGGGTCACTCACGCTGGAGGAAGGCAGCTGCTGCTTTAGGGAGAACTCCgtgcttggaagcagatcctccagTCCCCGGCAAGCCTGGCTTTCAGATGACTTCGGTCCTGGCCAACAGCTTCACTGTCACCTCATGAGAGGCCCCGAGCTAGAACCAACCAGCTAAGCCATGCCTGAGTCTCTAACcctcagaaactgtgagataatacatattttaaattgctaagttttataataatttgtcaCACTGCAATAATTAACTAGTAATGAGAAGACCCTGCTTATATGATAGGTGGTCCAACTGTGATGCTTGGAATTGCTACATCCGTCCATCCTGCTAACTATCCTGAGGACAAAACCAATCTCGAGGATGGCAGAGCAGCGAGATGGGAAGAACCTAGGTCCTTGAGAACACTACTGAACTGACCAAGCCTAAAATAGTCCTAtctcgccgggcgcggtggctcacgcctgtaatcctagcactctgggaggccgaggcaggtggattgctcaaggtcaggagttcgaaaccagcctgagcaagagcgagaccccatctctattataaatagaaagaaattaattgaccaactaatatatatagaaaaaaattagccgggcatggtggtgcatgcctgtagtcccagctactcgggaggctgaggcaggaggattgcttgagcccaggagtttgaggttgctgtgagctaggctgacgccatggcactcactctagcctgtgcaacaaagcaagactctgtctcaaaaaaaaaaaaaaaaaaatagtcctatCTCTACTTTTCTTATTGTTTAGTCCAATGTGAGTCGGATTTTCTGTTGCATGTGGCCAAAAGTTTCTTACTCATATAAGAACACAGACAACAAATATGTAACTGCATTTCCATCATGAGATACAATTTTAGGAAGGAAATGAACTGGGCAAAAGGATGGGCAATAATGGGAGGTGAATACTCATGGAAGGTGTCCTCTAAAAAGGCAGCATTTAAATTTGACCTGAAGGATGAGGAAGCATCAGCCCTGTGAAAAGAAGCATGAGGAGGAGTTGCAGGTGGAGGGTCACATCCAGGGGGCCCCAGAGGAACAGAGCAGCACAGTGTTGTTGGGGCTTCCAGAACAACAGGGAGAGAAGCTCCGTGGGTTTTGAGAGGTGAGCAGGAACCAGGTCACAGCATGTTGGGGTGAGGAGGGACAGGAAAGGACTCACAGCTCCTCTCCTTGAGAGCTCTGTTGTGcactccctctctgtccctggctCAGCCACCAGCTGATATTCACAGGGAGGCAAAGGTGTCAACATTTCCCTGAAGGGCAGTACCCTCTGAATACACTTCTGGGGGagtcatttactcattcatttattcaatcaataaatTGCCTGCGGGGCACCAGCTAAGGTGGGTAAGCAAAAACCAGCACTGGAGCTCCTGGAGCTTCCTGGTGGGGAAGATGGGTATTAATCAACTAACCgcacaaacaaatgtaaaaatagaaaatgtggtaAGTGCCATGAAGGCGGATATGGGGAGCAATGAGAGCATATGGCAGGGGGACCTGACCTAGGTTTGGGGTCTGGCAAGATGCCCCTGAGTAAATGGTGTTTAGTCTGAGATCCGATGGGCAAGCAGGTGTTGACTGGGCAAAGTCAGGAGGATACACAAAGGAGAGAGGGACAAGCACTTTCCAGAGGAGGGGGAACTGTGTGCAAAGGTTCTGCCTGGGAAGGAGGACTGTAAGCAGATCTGAAGGAGTCTGTTTTTGCTCACCCCAGAGCCTGGCAGAACAGGCAGTTGATATTTGTTGAGTTAAGAAAGGTCCGTTGAGGAGGTGGAGCTTGGCACGAGGTGAGCCAGACCACGCAAGGCCTTGTAAGGCTGTAGTCAGGAGACTGGATTTTATTCCACGGGAAGCCACTGACGGCAATGAAACAGGGTAGGGTGGTGCCGTGATCAGACTGGCGGTTTTATTAgaccactctgggaagctgacCGATAGGGACTTAATTATAAATTGGGAGATGACAAATTAAGAAGTGATAGCTGAGGTTCAGATAAGGGATGATAGAGGGCTAGGCTTGGGAGATAGAGATGGACAGGAATGTGTGACAcaaatttacttattcattcaacaaatatttattgagcagctatgtgccaggcacagaggagCTGGAGATTTTCAAATGAGCAAAAATTGACATGGTCCTTACCCTCATAgagctttattaataattaaataataatacaaacaaaTGTATAAATACCACTGTGACAAATAGTGAACAATGAAGAAGTATATGGTGTTAGGAGAATGAATAATAAGGAATCTGACCTAGCCAGGAAGATCAAAGAAGGTATTGATCCCTCTCTCAGGGACAATGAGAAAGCAATGCTGAGAAGTCAATGCTGGAGCCAAGATCTGAAGGAGTAGAAGTTAAGACAGAGGGGTGGGATTCCACACAGGAAACAGCACgcgcaaaggccctgtggtgacCAGTGTAGCTGGAACCTAGAGCATAAGAGAGAGCATGGTGCCAGGGAGGTAGGACGGACCAGACCACACAGGCCCCATGGGCCATGCTAAGAGTTTGATCTTTATTACAAGAGCACTGGGAGGATACTGAAAGTTTTAACATGGGAGGGGGCGACATGGCCAGATTAACAATTTGAAAAGGTTACCAGGATTACCACCTGGAAAGGATTGGAGAATGGGGAGAAGAGTGACAGTGAGGAGTCCAGACAGGAGCACCAATCCTGGTGCCAAACAGAGGGCACTTGGCCCAGTGAGTGCTGGAAACAGAGGAGGTAAAAAAGACGGACTGGACATGGGGAATAAAAAAGGAGGAGGCGTCCAGATGATGCCAAGCTTTCCAGGTCAGAGAACTGGAAAGATACTGGTGGCATTCACTAGAGAGGGAGCCTGGGAGAGAGCCAGGTTTAGGAGGACAGGCCATGACTCTGACCCGGCTCCATGGACAGCGATTTGTTTTGCAGGTGCGCTGCGCAGGGCAGAGTCTGATCCCACGGCCTGGGAGGGAGGacccaggagggaaggaggcaagCAAGCGTGCAGGGGAAGTTCCAGGAGGGAGCAGCCTGCGGGAGCCTGGAGCGTGGCTCCCAGACGCAGCAGGGTTCTTTTGGGAagtcctggggcagggcaggcttTGGAAGAGCGGCAGGAGGCTGGCCTCCAGGTCTCATTTCCTGGTTTCCCTGCCGGAGACTTAGGAATGTCCGGCCTGTCCGGGCCCTGAGTGAGGCTGAGGAAaatggaggtggaggcaggggccCTCCTCTCTGGAGAGCCCTCCCttttcccagctctgccctttccCCAACAGGCCAGACAAGGCCGGGCCAGAGGGAGACAACAaaatgcccttccctcctcctccctccatcccagcCGCCAACGCTCCTGAACTCCAGCTCTCTTACAACACTCCCCCTACACATACACCCTTTCTTGACCAGCACTCCCCAGCTCCACTGGTGTGTGTCCCTCTGGTGTCCCTCTGGGGGGCCCTCTCAAAGCAACACTGACTCCAGCCCCGAAGCCTGTGCCTAGCTTCCCCACGAATGGCTATCTGGCTCCCCCTGGTGGCTGGATGCACACATTGGCAAGACACGAGATCAGAGCTGTCAGGACCATCGTTGACCAGGGCTGTGGCCAGTGTCCTGGCCAAGAGGTCAGGACATGCGTACTCTCCTCTAGGCTTGGCCAATGACTCACTCTGTAAGCTCAGGCAATTCCCCTGACCTCTGTgagtttcaatttcctcatctatctGCAAATTAGGGTTAGGGACATGGGTAAAGAATTCCTTGAACTAACACAGGGAATAAAAGAATCTTAGTTGCAag
This region of Microcebus murinus isolate Inina chromosome 2, M.murinus_Inina_mat1.0, whole genome shotgun sequence genomic DNA includes:
- the MAP7D1 gene encoding MAP7 domain-containing protein 1 isoform X3, producing MENGPRAELGPGAPPAVVARTPPEPRPSPEGDPSPPPPPMSALVPDTPPDTPPAMKNATSPKQIPLEPESPPGQVVPRPAPPQEESSSSEAKSRGPTPPATGPRDARPPRRSSQPSPTTVPTSDSTPTKQDVKKAGERHKLAKERREERAKYLAAKKAVWLEKEEKAKVLREKQLQERRRRLEEQRLKAEQRRAALEERQRQKLEKNKERYEAAIQRSVKKTWAEIRQQRWSWAGALHHGSPGHKTSGSRCSVSAVNLPKHVDSIINKRLSKSSATLWNSPSRNRSLQLSAWESSIVDRLMTPTLSFLARSRSAVTLPRNGRDQGRGGDPGRAHTRGRAGASLTPGPHPDRTHPSAAVPVCPRSASASPLTPPCSAPRSAHRCAPAGERRKPSAGGSPAPVRRRPEASPVQKKEKKDKERENEKEKSALARERSLKKRQSLPASPRPRLSAGASPLSPKSKARPSSPSTSWHRPASPCPSPGPGHALPPKPPSPRGTTAAPKGRGRRKDEAKESLSAAGPEDKNHSRGKAINEREPAAPASPAPVAPASPAPSPVPSPTPALSQKEPPTAESPAAPAPPVTPSKPMAGTTDREEATRLLAEKRRQAREQREREEQERRLQAERDKRMREEQLAREAEARAEREAEARRREEQEAREKAQAEQEEQERLQKQKEEAEARSREEAERQRLEREKHFQREKQERQERRQRLEEIMKRTRKSEVAETKQKQDRKEADADNSTLDPGKAREARPSELQKEAVQKEEPDLQEPQWSLPSKELPGSLVNGLQPLPAHQENGFSPKGPSGDKSLGRTPEALLPFAEAEAFLKKAVVQPPQVTEVL
- the MAP7D1 gene encoding MAP7 domain-containing protein 1 isoform X4 produces the protein MENGPRAELGPGAPPAVVARTPPEPRPSPEGDPSPPPPPMSALVPDTPPDTPPAMKNATSPKQIPLEPESPPGQVVPRPAPPQEESSSSEAKSRGPTPPATGPRDARPPRRSSQPSPTTVPTSDSTPTKQDVKKAGERHKLAKERREERAKYLAAKKAVWLEKEEKAKVLREKQLQERRRRLEEQRLKAEQRRAALEERQRQKLEKNKERYEAAIQRSVKKTWAEIRQQRWSWAGALHHGSPGHKTSGSRCSVSAVNLPKHVDSIINKRLSKSSATLWNSPSRNRSLQLSAWESSIVDRLMTPTLSFLARSRSAVTLPRNGRDQGRGGDPGRAHTRGRAGASLTPGPHPDRTHPSAAVPVCPRSASASPLTPPCSAPRSAHRCAPAGERRKPSAGGSPAPVRRRPEASPVQKKEKKDKERENEKEKSALARERSLKKRQSLPASPRPRLSAGASPLSPKSKARPSSPSTSWHRPASPCPSPGPGHALPPKPPSPRGTTAAPKGRGRRKDEAKESLSAAGPEDKNHSRGKAINEREPAAPASPAPVAPASPAPSPVPSPTPALSQKEPPTAESPAAPAPPVTPSKPMAGTTDREEATRLLAEKRRQAREQREREEQERRLQAERDKRMREEQLAREAEARAEREAEARRREEQEAREKAQAEQEEQERLQKQKEEAEARSREEAERQRLEREKHFQREKQERQERRQRLEEIMKRTRKSEVAETKKQDRKEADADNSTLDPGKAREARPSELQKEAVQKEEPDLQEPQWSLPSKELPGSLVNGLQPLPAHQENGFSPKGPSGDKSLGRTPEALLPFAEAEAFLKKAVVQPPQVTEVL